From the genome of Synergistaceae bacterium, one region includes:
- the rpsQ gene encoding 30S ribosomal protein S17, whose protein sequence is MPSKVRTGIVVSNKMDKTIIVRVERMAEHPLYGKRIKRAKKYVAHDAENVCGMGDEVRIRETRPLSKTKRWELVEVMRKAPVFGSEAEESEEVQE, encoded by the coding sequence ATGCCGAGTAAAGTAAGAACGGGTATAGTCGTCAGCAACAAGATGGACAAGACAATCATCGTCCGTGTTGAGAGAATGGCGGAACACCCGCTTTATGGAAAGAGAATCAAGCGCGCAAAGAAATATGTCGCTCATGACGCGGAGAACGTCTGCGGGATGGGCGATGAAGTGAGAATCCGCGAGACAAGACCCCTCAGCAAGACAAAACGCTGGGAGCTTGTCGAGGTAATGAGGAAGGCTCCTGTATTCGGCAGTGAGGCGGAAGAATCAGAGGAGGTTCAGGAATAA